In Silene latifolia isolate original U9 population chromosome X, ASM4854445v1, whole genome shotgun sequence, the following proteins share a genomic window:
- the LOC141622542 gene encoding non-specific lipid transfer protein GPI-anchored 16-like — protein sequence MMNVLKTNYFLAIILAYTMFLNSPINAQFPTSPCTASMLTSFTPCINYLTNSTSTGTSSPTSDCCNSLRSLVSNSSGCFCQIVTGGVPVRLPINRTLAISLPKACNQPGVPVNCKASAGSPLPAPGPTAAFSPSASPAAAVVPGPSGSTIPTTETPALAPVSDTTPTTEGSVPGTSTPTGTDTGTGTGTSTGTSSTPTSSASMPSLSVSPLLMFSSVAILMIKFF from the exons ATGATGAATGTTTTGAAGACTAATTACTTCTTAGCCATAATATTGGCTTACACTATGTTTCTTAATAGTCCAATTAATGCACAATTCCCTACTTCTCCATGCACAGCCTCAATGCTAACAAGCTTCACACCATGTATTAACTACCTTACTAATAGTACTTCAACCGGAACGTCTTCGCCGACCAGTGATTGTTGTAACTCCCTTAGGTCTCTTGTGAGCAATAGCTCAGGTTGCTTTTGCCAAATTGTTACCGGTGGTGTTCCTGTTCGTCTTCCTATTAACCGGACTTTGGCTATCTCGCTTCCTAAGGCTTGTAACCAACCCGGGGTTCCTGTCAATTGCAAAG CTTCTGCCGGTTCTCCACTTCCTGCACCAG GTCCTACAGCAGCATTTAGCCCATCTGCATCCCCTGCAGCAGCCGTCGTTCCTGGTCCTTCAG GTAGCACAATTCCTACAACAGAAACACCAGCCTTGGCTCCGGTCTCTGACACAACACCTACAACAGAAGGATCAGTACCAGGAACATCGACACCTACTGGTACTGATACTGGTACTGGTACTGGTACTAGCACCGGGACTAGTTCCACGCCCACGTCATCAGCTTCCATGCCGTCTCTCAGTGTTTCGCCTTTACTCATGTTTTCTTCAGTTGCCATCTTGATGATCAAGTTCTTTTAA
- the LOC141619116 gene encoding uncharacterized protein LOC141619116, whose amino-acid sequence MGLTVIIMCLKCAIAATLILSVFAPGIQMENLGCSLQGLELDKCLNQKGEYVLLEPCCRALNMAIRTGIHCLCSVLMTNTPEFTTLFSWSMSGCYISVPPMTICRDMGTMPITLPIDVHPYTPPRELPSARTNQLVPAPPPPRQVNVSSIFSTSNNNSNAVKNPAELNKNVTPKFHVSEVLVKNASGRGRDYATGVIYSFTWLLSLAAVYAMSP is encoded by the exons ATGGGTCTTACTGTTATAATAATGTGTCTCAAATGTGCTATAGCCGCTACCCTAATACTGTCGGTTTTCGCTCCTGGTATTCAGATGGAGAACCTAGGGTGCTCTTTGCAGGGGTTAGAGCTAGACAAATGCTTGAACCAAAAAGGAGAGTATGTTTTGCTCGAGCCATGTTGTCGAGCGTTGAACATGGCTATTAGAACCGGAATCCACTGCTTGTGTTCTGTACTGATGACAAATACTCCAGAATTCACTACCCTCTTCTCTTGGTCCATGTCAGGCTGCTACATTTCAGTCCCTCCTATGACCATTTGCCGAG ATATGGGAACAATGCCGATCACACTCCCAATCGACGTACATCCTTACACGCCACCAAGGGAGCTGCCATCAGCGCGAACAAATCAGCTAGTACCGGCACCTCCCCCTCCACGGCAAGTCAATGTTTCATCGATCTTCTCCACGTCAAATAACAACTCAAATGCTGTTAAAAATCCGGCTGAGTTGAACAAGAATGTTACACCGAAGTTCCATGTTTCCGAAGTACTAGTAAAGAACGCATCTGGCCGTGGCCGTGATTATGCTACTGGTGTTATTTACAGCTTTACTTGGTTGCTTTCTTTAGCTGCTGTTTATGCCATGAGTCCATGA
- the LOC141620984 gene encoding uncharacterized protein LOC141620984 — translation MVGEVVQTEASGSQSGKPELHPVYSVNNILHKIRMLDGVKITYSSWVKLFTLNAKGYKVSNHIDGTPPPADTDPKYAEWCEIDAHVLQWIYGSISEDLLIRILETDSTAYEAWTRLKNHFHNNKEARAAALEHEFTNLSLSKCGSMDDYCQKLKDLATQLTDVGSSVTDQRLVLQMVRGLPASYDTVGAYINQLLPAFETARSMLQLEEHRRSARSEDTTAAALAAPAVAPTQQLRLDRRFKWVRKFGTE, via the coding sequence ATGGTAGGAGAAGTCGTTCAAACAGAGGCCTCTGGCTCTCAATCCGGCAAGCCCGAATTGCATCCTGTCTACTCCGTCAACAATATCCTCCACAAAATCCGGATGCTTGACGGCGTTAAAATCACATACTCGTCATGGGTAAAGCTTTTCACCCTCAATGCGAAAGGATATAAGGTTTCCAATCACATCGACGGGACTCCCCCTCCGGCAGACACCGACCCCAAATACGCTGAATGGTGCGAAATCGATGCGCATGTACTTCAATGGATCTACGGCTCCATATCTGAAGATCTCTTGATTCGCATTCTTGAGACGGATTCCACCGCTTATGAGGCCTGGACTCGTCTTAAGAATCACTTTCACAACAATAAAGAGGCAAGGGCGGCTGCTTTGGAGCACGAATTTACCAACCTTTCGCTTTCCAAATGCGGTTCCATGGACGATTATTGCCAGAAATTAAAAGATCTCGCAACCCAATTGACCGACGTTGGTAGCTCTGTCACCGATCAACGGTTGGTGTTGCAAATGGTTCGTGGACTTCCTGCTTCCTATGACACCGTTGGGGCATATATCAATCAATTGCTCCCTGCTTTTGAGACGGCTCGGAGTATGCTACAATTGGAGGAGCACCGCCGGTCTGCACGCTCAGAGGACACCACTGCTGCTGCCCTCGCTGCTCCTGCTGTTGCTCCAACCCAACAACTCCGACTGGACCGACGGTTCAAATGGGTCAGGAAATTCGGGACAGAATAA